A genomic segment from Oceanispirochaeta sp. encodes:
- a CDS encoding carbohydrate ABC transporter permease has translation MSLFHWTIGRERKKQIIPYLLIAPVVLYYTLFWLFPVIQAVSGSFLSAPLSKGGQLTFQNYMSLFKDPLFYQALFNTAFIVLISVTLEFFLAFGLALLINMKFKGSGFFLFLALIPMSLPAVAVGAMWNSGLATYGWLNSFLISMGFIEASEKFTFLAGTNFQRMILIILVDAWQVIPYMMVILLSGMQSLKPEMFEAGYVFGGNKIQVLRKITIPLMKQTITTAMILRIIAAIQIWLIIVMLFGFNRLPVLLEQIVLNVDQYIADEFFRKGMALSVLVSLIVSSVSYIYLKVSGAFDQTEGKGV, from the coding sequence CCGTTGTCCTTTATTATACCCTGTTCTGGCTGTTTCCAGTCATTCAAGCCGTCAGCGGGAGTTTTTTGAGTGCTCCCCTGTCTAAGGGGGGTCAGTTAACCTTTCAGAATTATATGAGCCTCTTTAAGGACCCCCTTTTTTATCAGGCTCTTTTTAATACCGCTTTTATTGTACTGATCAGCGTGACCCTGGAGTTTTTTCTGGCCTTTGGCCTGGCACTCCTGATCAATATGAAATTTAAGGGTTCAGGCTTTTTTCTTTTTCTGGCCCTCATCCCCATGTCTCTTCCCGCCGTAGCCGTGGGTGCCATGTGGAACAGCGGACTGGCAACCTATGGCTGGCTGAACTCCTTTCTGATCAGCATGGGTTTTATCGAGGCTTCAGAGAAATTTACCTTTCTGGCAGGGACAAACTTCCAGCGTATGATACTGATCATTCTGGTGGACGCCTGGCAGGTCATCCCCTATATGATGGTGATCCTCCTATCCGGGATGCAGAGCCTCAAACCAGAAATGTTCGAAGCCGGATATGTCTTCGGTGGCAACAAGATTCAGGTCCTCCGGAAAATAACGATTCCTCTGATGAAACAGACCATTACCACAGCCATGATTCTCAGAATCATAGCGGCGATTCAGATATGGCTGATCATCGTCATGCTCTTTGGTTTTAACCGTTTGCCCGTGCTGCTGGAACAGATTGTTCTCAATGTGGACCAGTACATTGCAGATGAGTTCTTCCGAAAAGGAATGGCCCTTTCCGTCCTGGTGTCTCTCATTGTCTCCTCTGTTTCCTATATCTACCTCAAGGTATCGGGAGCCTTTGATCAGACCGAAGGCAAGGGAGTCTGA
- a CDS encoding ABC transporter ATP-binding protein, with protein sequence MAVLQLEDLAKRYNRKVWGVRKMDLVVKDKEFIVFLGPSGCGKTTCMRMIAGLEETTRGSITLDGQNITDLPPRDRHISMVFQNYAIWPHMTVFDNIGFSLKLKGLSKEEIKKRVEEVAAMVKIEEMLERFPGQMSGGQQQRVALARALAVKPKLFLMDEPLSNLDAKLRVTMRTELKAIHQKTGATSVFVTHDQSEAMSMADRIVIMKDGLIIQVGTPDDVYFRSADMFVAGFIGTPPTNFFPVTLKKKGEKGSLEHPCFSLALQKENLKTLIEEGEETLILGVRPEDFQLVPGEKGILHAEVLVVEPQGSHQVLAVEVEDQIVKIVISSDQKLSPGDPVSFDFDPKHLHFFNKETEKRIS encoded by the coding sequence ATGGCAGTACTGCAATTAGAAGATCTGGCAAAAAGATATAATAGAAAAGTTTGGGGGGTCCGCAAAATGGACCTGGTGGTTAAAGACAAGGAATTCATTGTCTTTCTGGGACCTTCCGGCTGCGGTAAAACGACCTGTATGCGTATGATTGCCGGGTTGGAGGAAACCACGAGAGGTTCCATCACCCTGGACGGTCAGAATATCACCGACCTGCCCCCCCGGGACAGGCATATCTCCATGGTGTTTCAGAATTATGCCATCTGGCCCCATATGACCGTATTTGACAATATCGGTTTCTCCCTGAAACTCAAAGGCCTCTCCAAAGAGGAGATAAAAAAGCGGGTGGAAGAAGTGGCCGCTATGGTCAAGATAGAAGAGATGCTGGAAAGATTCCCCGGACAGATGTCGGGAGGACAGCAGCAGAGAGTCGCCCTGGCCCGGGCTCTGGCAGTGAAGCCGAAACTTTTCCTGATGGATGAGCCCCTGTCCAATCTGGATGCCAAACTGAGAGTGACCATGAGGACAGAACTCAAAGCCATCCATCAGAAGACGGGTGCCACCAGTGTGTTTGTCACCCACGACCAGTCCGAGGCTATGAGCATGGCCGACCGGATCGTCATCATGAAAGACGGGTTGATCATCCAGGTTGGAACTCCCGATGATGTCTACTTCAGAAGCGCCGATATGTTTGTGGCCGGATTCATAGGCACTCCTCCTACCAATTTCTTCCCGGTAACCCTCAAAAAAAAGGGAGAGAAAGGCAGCCTTGAACACCCCTGCTTCAGCCTGGCCCTTCAAAAAGAAAACCTGAAAACCCTGATTGAGGAAGGAGAGGAAACGCTGATTCTGGGGGTCCGCCCCGAAGATTTCCAGCTTGTTCCTGGGGAGAAAGGCATACTTCATGCCGAAGTCCTCGTGGTGGAACCCCAGGGATCCCATCAGGTTCTGGCCGTGGAAGTGGAAGACCAGATTGTAAAAATCGTGATCTCTTCGGATCAGAAACTCTCTCCCGGAGATCCAGTCTCCTTTGATTTTGACCCGAAGCATCTGCACTTCTTTAATAAAGAAACAGAGAAACGGATTTCATGA
- a CDS encoding carbohydrate ABC transporter permease: protein MNKKITQQVTRSAKTTTLYIIVTGVAMALLFPMFFLFTFSLMSDYESYSEWPKPLIPSTKVEFRLLPVEDNPGEKGYALQIYNHSEDSFMPFGPVATTREDRSVRKLYNFIRNYSNSSLKEETMLMYMDKIDREGMVQFTLKKGLFSNYSRFFSLYSGALPSVMASLTTALLTIAISLSIGGMAGYAFARYIFKGKNLLKLSVLFVRMFPPVAIALPMVIILGKMGLYDKPAGLSLIYSINQISLSIWITASIFMGIPESLEEAAQIFGTTRVGAFFRITLPLAVPGLAACAMYSFIYSWNEVINALILTQFNPTLPVIVYRSLLGANAQVHLIAAGSVAQALPAIVFTLFIRKYILQMWGGVKV, encoded by the coding sequence ATGAATAAAAAGATAACACAGCAGGTCACCCGTTCCGCCAAGACAACCACCCTCTATATTATTGTCACTGGGGTTGCCATGGCTCTGCTTTTTCCCATGTTCTTCCTTTTTACCTTCTCTTTGATGTCTGACTATGAGAGCTATTCGGAATGGCCTAAACCACTGATTCCCTCGACGAAAGTAGAGTTCAGACTCCTTCCTGTGGAGGATAACCCGGGAGAAAAGGGATATGCCCTGCAGATCTACAACCACTCGGAAGACAGCTTTATGCCCTTCGGCCCTGTGGCTACAACCAGAGAAGACAGATCGGTCCGCAAACTTTATAATTTCATCAGGAACTATTCAAACAGCAGCCTGAAAGAAGAAACAATGCTGATGTATATGGATAAGATTGACCGGGAAGGGATGGTTCAGTTTACCTTGAAAAAGGGCCTGTTTTCGAATTACAGCCGTTTTTTCAGCCTCTATTCCGGGGCTCTCCCTTCGGTTATGGCCAGTCTGACCACGGCTCTGCTTACCATCGCCATCAGCCTGAGTATCGGAGGAATGGCAGGATATGCCTTTGCCCGGTATATCTTCAAAGGAAAGAATCTCCTGAAACTGAGTGTTTTGTTTGTCCGGATGTTCCCCCCCGTTGCCATTGCCCTTCCCATGGTCATCATCCTTGGAAAAATGGGACTCTACGATAAACCCGCCGGTCTCAGCCTCATCTATTCGATCAATCAGATATCTCTGAGTATATGGATCACCGCCAGCATCTTTATGGGGATTCCCGAATCCCTGGAAGAAGCGGCACAGATCTTTGGAACGACCAGGGTGGGAGCTTTTTTCAGGATAACCCTCCCCCTCGCCGTCCCAGGACTGGCCGCCTGCGCCATGTACTCCTTCATTTATTCATGGAATGAAGTGATTAATGCTTTGATACTGACACAATTCAACCCCACCCTGCCGGTGATTGTCTACCGCTCCCTCCTGGGAGCCAATGCCCAGGTCCATCTTATAGCCGCGGGTTCCGTGGCGCAGGCTCTGCCTGCCATCGTATTTACCCTGTTCATCCGGAAGTACATCCTCCAGATGTGGGGGGGCGTCAAAGTCTGA
- a CDS encoding DUF6259 domain-containing protein — protein MVLFNTPGLKLTLTESPEQGKIELLVRGKGYCIWPNREGEGFPIDGVYPVLQRENCLESGLTLSWPATAGTLAVALFPLRGSGLLFQIQTSEKGFHSELTLHSNSQDSLNFRFAAQPARREQWTTASLPERWLSSSLKGLKFLPKQFQVGLIGPDGRCGLPEKEGFRSLETLGKSILKDFPEETIPPVLHIFGYGAGHDRAYPDYSPSERLGGPSLLKETAAQLKMMGFRLSFYMNARLMETDQLSRYPRLRDGICLEERGKERVEEYGLRRFYVMDPQFPPWRDELLKQAQRLQSLGADLIQLDQVAGRAAAVPPGEIWGLGYNTLIESLHRAGLEVWIQGVSDYYQADCFEMTWRDLKILPGGILRGGNPFGLTDLTLIKALSFKGQLL, from the coding sequence ATGGTCCTCTTTAACACTCCCGGATTAAAGCTGACTCTTACCGAATCTCCCGAACAGGGAAAAATAGAGCTGCTGGTCAGGGGAAAAGGATACTGTATCTGGCCCAACAGGGAAGGGGAAGGATTCCCCATTGATGGGGTATACCCGGTGTTGCAGAGGGAAAATTGTCTGGAATCAGGACTGACCCTCTCCTGGCCTGCCACAGCGGGCACTCTGGCTGTGGCTTTGTTTCCACTGAGGGGTTCGGGCCTTCTCTTTCAGATACAAACGTCTGAAAAGGGTTTCCATTCTGAATTGACCCTTCATTCCAATTCACAGGACTCTCTGAATTTTCGATTTGCAGCTCAACCCGCCAGACGGGAACAGTGGACGACGGCCTCCCTGCCTGAAAGATGGTTATCTTCATCCCTCAAGGGACTGAAATTCCTCCCTAAACAGTTCCAGGTCGGCCTGATCGGCCCCGACGGCAGATGCGGCCTGCCGGAAAAAGAAGGATTCCGGAGCCTGGAGACTCTGGGAAAATCCATTCTGAAGGACTTCCCCGAAGAAACCATTCCTCCGGTTCTGCATATTTTTGGTTACGGAGCCGGTCACGACAGAGCCTACCCCGACTATTCTCCCTCGGAAAGACTGGGAGGCCCCTCGCTGTTGAAAGAAACAGCAGCACAGCTGAAGATGATGGGCTTCCGCCTCTCCTTCTATATGAACGCCCGGCTGATGGAGACGGACCAGCTGTCCCGGTATCCCCGGCTTAGGGATGGAATATGCCTGGAGGAGAGGGGAAAAGAACGGGTGGAAGAGTACGGCCTCCGCCGCTTTTATGTGATGGACCCTCAATTCCCTCCCTGGAGGGATGAACTGTTGAAACAGGCTCAGCGGCTCCAGTCCCTGGGTGCCGACCTGATACAGCTGGATCAGGTTGCCGGAAGAGCCGCGGCTGTGCCCCCGGGGGAAATCTGGGGTCTGGGATACAACACGCTGATAGAGAGCCTTCACAGAGCAGGGTTGGAGGTCTGGATACAGGGAGTGTCCGACTATTATCAGGCTGACTGCTTTGAAATGACCTGGCGGGATCTGAAGATTCTTCCCGGTGGGATTCTCCGGGGTGGAAACCCCTTCGGGCTGACCGATCTGACTCTGATCAAGGCTCTTTCTTTCAAAGGGCAGCTCCT